GTGGAGGTGCTCCTGTGACTCCGCCGGCACCGCCCAGAGACACCCCAGCGGGGCGCGCGTACAACGATCTCCGCAACCTCGCCGGACGACAGAATCGCGACCCTGCGGAGTACATCACTCTGTACGCGCTGGAAGGGTTCCTTGCCCGACTCGCAGCGTCCGAATCTGCTGCAGACCTTGTCCTCAAGGGTGGCGTGCTCATGGCAGCCTTCGCGGACCGGCGACCAACCAGGGACATCGACTTCGCCGCTCGAGGGTTCGCCAACGATATCCCCGAGGTTGAAAGACGCGTCAGGAGCATTCTTGCCGTTCCTCGTGATGACGGGCTTGAGTTCGACCTCGACTCCGTCAGGGGAGAGCAGATCCGTGACGACGCCGACTATTACGGGGTGCGGGTCAAGATGGCTGCCCGGTTGGCGACCGCCCAGGTGGCGTTGCACATCGACATGAACTTCGGCGACCCCATCTGGCCTGCGCCGACAGAGGCTGTTCTGCCGCTCCTGCTGGGCGGTACTCTGCGCCTCCTCGGGTACCCGGATCACATGGTTCTCGCGGAGAAGATCGTCACCGCGCTCGAACGAGGAGAGCAGAACACCCGTTGGCGAGATTTCACCGACATCGCGGCCATTGCCCGCTCCCGAACCATCGAAGGTGCGGACCTGCAGGAAGCAATCGGCGTTGTCGCCCGCTATCGCCACGTCGAGCTCGAACCACTCGGCCCGTTGCTGTCACAAATGTCAGTACTCGCGCAACGCAAGTGGGAAGTCTGGCGAAGGAAGCAGAGGCTCGAACAGTCGACCCCGGTGAGTTTCGCCGACCTGCTCGCAGCATGCTTGGCCTTCGTTGAGCCGGTTCTGGCGGGCAGCACGGAAC
The DNA window shown above is from Tessaracoccus defluvii and carries:
- a CDS encoding nucleotidyl transferase AbiEii/AbiGii toxin family protein; the protein is MTPPAPPRDTPAGRAYNDLRNLAGRQNRDPAEYITLYALEGFLARLAASESAADLVLKGGVLMAAFADRRPTRDIDFAARGFANDIPEVERRVRSILAVPRDDGLEFDLDSVRGEQIRDDADYYGVRVKMAARLATAQVALHIDMNFGDPIWPAPTEAVLPLLLGGTLRLLGYPDHMVLAEKIVTALERGEQNTRWRDFTDIAAIARSRTIEGADLQEAIGVVARYRHVELEPLGPLLSQMSVLAQRKWEVWRRKQRLEQSTPVSFADLLAACLAFVEPVLAGSTERLRWNRASQAWEEPTSASAEHA